In Brachypodium distachyon strain Bd21 chromosome 2, Brachypodium_distachyon_v3.0, whole genome shotgun sequence, one genomic interval encodes:
- the LOC112270738 gene encoding uncharacterized protein LOC112270738, which produces MAPPQLSSFALRSVLEKDKLNGTNFTNWYRNLRIVLRHDKKEHVIENPLPEEPADNATAAVRNAYQRSCDESIEISCLMLAYMEPELQQQFENVEAFDMIETLKGMFQTQARTERFNVWRSFLETKLKEGEPLSPHVIKLVGYTQSLEKLGFPLSQELATDTILASLPPSYAQFVQNYHMHGMEKKVTELHGMLKTAEEDIKKNTKQVLLVQGKPKFKKNSWAKKKAKKGKAKDVIPTPAPAAPKAGPDSETVCFFCKGTGHWKRNCSKYQAHVAKKGGSVTSTSGVGKD; this is translated from the exons atggcaccacCTCAATTGTCCAGTTTTGCTTTGAGATCTGTTcttgagaaagataaactaaatggaactaacttcaccaactggtatcgAAACCTGAGAATCGTTCTCAGGCATgataagaaagaacatgtcatAGAGAACCCACTTCCAGAGGAGCCGGCTGATAATGCCACTGCTGCTGTTAGAAACGCCTATCAACGTTCATGTGATGAGTCGATTGAGATCAGCTGTCTGATGCTTGCCTATATGGAGCCCgaactgcagcagcagtttgagaatgttgaggctTTCGATATGATCGAGACTCTCAAAGGCATGTTTCAGACTCAGGCTAGGACCGAAAGATTTAATGTCTGGAGGTCCTTCCTGGAGACTAAGCTGAAAGAAGGCGAACCCTTGAGCCCACATGTAATCAAGTTGGTTGGTTACACGCAAAGCTTGGAGAAGCTGGGTTTTCCGCTGAGCCAAGAGTTGGCCACGGATACAATTCTGGCATCTCTTCCGCCAAGCTATGCGCAGTTCGTTCAGAACTACCATATGCATggtatggaaaagaaagtcactgaattgcatgggatgcttaaaacagcagaggaggatatcaagaaaaataccaagcaagtgttgctggtacagggaaagccaaagttcaagaagaattcttgggctaagaagaaggcaaagaagggaaaggctaaggatgtgatcccgacccctgcccctgctgcgcctaAGGCTGGACCGGACTCAGAGACCGTATGCTTTTTCTGCAAAGGCACCGGTcattggaagaggaactgcagcaagtaccAGGCCCACGTGGCAAAGAAGGGTGGAAGTGTGACTTCTACTTCAG GGGTTGGCAAGGACTAG